The genomic window TGGAAGCCCTCATCCGCGAACACATCACCGGCCCCGACGACCTGTTCGCCCAAGAGCACACCGAGCTCGTGCAGGTCGCCTGCTGGTACGTCGGCGAAGTCCACAACCGCACCCGCGGCACCCAGTGGCGCATGGACCCCGAACCCGCCGACACCCACCCCTGGTCCAAGCGGCCTTACGTGATCATGCCGTTCGAGCGGCTGCACGCGTACAAGGACCCCGAGGGCATCGACTACGACGCCCGCCCTCAGCACCACCCCCTCAGCAGCTTCCTCAGCCTCCTGAGCACGGAGCCCACGGCCGGGGAGGGTGGGGGTTCGCTTCGCGGCGAGCTCGACGACTACCGCTGACGCCCTACCCTCGCCCCTACCGTTGTGGGCATGCGTTCCGCGTGGGGGGTCCCCCAGGACGAAGTCGTAGGGGGAGGAACGGGTGGGCACAACCCCCGACCCCGGGTGCGTACCCGGTTGGCTCCGCCCGGCTGGGCCGGAGACGTTGCCCCGATGGGGCTGAAGCATCGGGTCCGGGCAGGCGCCCGGTGGGTCCGGCCAGGCGCGGTGGGTGGGGGCCGGGGGCCCTCTGGGGTACCTCCTCGGAGTCGGATGGCCAAGAACCGCACCCGATGTTGACCGACTCCTCCAGGGGCACGCGGGCGGACCCCCACCCCGCCCGGTGGGCAGGTGCGGACCGCAGCCGCACCGTCCGGCACGGTGTCGGTAAATGGCCCCCGCCCACGGGCGTAGCGTGGGCGTATGACTGCGTACGGATCCTTTCCCGGCACGCGGCCGCGTCGGCTGCGTACCACCCTCGCCATGCGCCGTATGGTCGCCGAGACCCGTCTCGACCCGGCCGACCTGATCCTGCCCGCCTTCGTGCGGGAAGGCGTGAGCGAGCCCGTGGCGATCGCCGCGATGCCGGGTGTCGTGCAGCACTCCCTGGACACGCTGCGGAAGGCCGCCGTGGAGGCCGTCTCCGCCGGGGTCTCCGGGATCATGCTCTTCGGCGTCCCCGAGGACGACAAGAAGGACGCGGCCGGGACGGCCGGCACCGACCCGGACGGCATCCTCCAGGTCGCCATCCGCGCGGTGAAGGCCGAGGTCGGCGACGAGCTCGTGATCATGTCCGACCTGTGCCTGGACGAGTACACCGACCACGGCCACTGCGGCGTGCTCGACGCGGAAGGCCGCGTCGACAACGACGCCACCCTGGAGCGCTACGCGGAGATGGCGCAGGTCCAGGCGGACGCGGGCGTCCATGTCGTCGGCCCCAGCGGCATGATGGACGGCCAGGTCGGCGTCGTCCGCGACGCCCTGGACACCATCGGCAAGGAGGACGTGGCGATCCTCGCGTACACCGCGAAGTACTCGTCCGCCTTCTACGGCCCGTTCCGCGAGGCCGTCGCCTCCTCCCTGAAGGGCGACCGCAAGACCTACCAGCAGGACCCGGCCAACCTCCGCGAGTCCCTGCGCGAGCTCGCCCTGGATCTGGAGGAGGGCGCCGACATGGTCATGGTCAAGCCCGCCGGCCCCTACCTGGACGTGCTCGCGAAGGTCGCGGACGCGGTCGACGTGCCCGTGGCCGCGTACCAGATCAGTGGTGAGTACTCGATGGTCGAGGCGGCCGCCGAGAAGGGCTGGATCGACCGGGACAAGGCGATCCTGGAGACCCTGACGGGCATCCGCCGGGCAGGCGCGAAGATGATCCTCACCTACTGGGCGACGGAAGCCGCCCAGAAGCTCGCCCGCTGAGCGAAGGCCCCTGCCCTCCGACGCCCGCCGCGCCGCTTCCGAGAGCCCCGCTGTTCCTGGTGAACAGCGGGGCCTCGGCGACTGATGGGGCCTCGGCCCGTGGCAGGTTCAGGTGCGCGCGTCAGTCCCACCAGAA from Streptomyces sp. FIT100 includes these protein-coding regions:
- the hemB gene encoding porphobilinogen synthase is translated as MTAYGSFPGTRPRRLRTTLAMRRMVAETRLDPADLILPAFVREGVSEPVAIAAMPGVVQHSLDTLRKAAVEAVSAGVSGIMLFGVPEDDKKDAAGTAGTDPDGILQVAIRAVKAEVGDELVIMSDLCLDEYTDHGHCGVLDAEGRVDNDATLERYAEMAQVQADAGVHVVGPSGMMDGQVGVVRDALDTIGKEDVAILAYTAKYSSAFYGPFREAVASSLKGDRKTYQQDPANLRESLRELALDLEEGADMVMVKPAGPYLDVLAKVADAVDVPVAAYQISGEYSMVEAAAEKGWIDRDKAILETLTGIRRAGAKMILTYWATEAAQKLAR